In Vigna angularis cultivar LongXiaoDou No.4 chromosome 8, ASM1680809v1, whole genome shotgun sequence, one DNA window encodes the following:
- the LOC108345670 gene encoding elongation factor 1-alpha: MGKEKVHINIVVIGHVDSGKSTTTGHLIYKLGGIDKRVIERFEKEAAEMNKRSFKYAWVLDKLKAERERGITIDIALWKFETTKYYCTVIDAPGHRDFIKNMITGTSQADCAVLIIDSTTGGFEAGISKDGQTREHALLAFTLGVKQMICCCNKMDATTPKYSKARYDEIVKEVSSYLKKVGYNPDKIPFVPISGFEGDNMIERSTNLDWYKGPTLLEALDQINEPKRPSDKPLRLPLQDVYKIGGIGTVPVGRVETGVLKPGMVVTFAPTGLTTEVKSVEMHHEALQEALPGDNVGFNVKNVAVKDLKRGFVASNSKDDPAKEAANFTSQVIIMNHPGQIGNGYAPVLDCHTSHIAVKFAELVTKIDRRSGKELEKEPKFLKNGDAGYVKMIPTKPMVVETFSEYPPLGRFAVRDMRQTVAVGVIKSVEKKDPSGAKVTKAAQKKK; this comes from the exons ATGGGTAAGGAAAAGGTTCATATCAATATTGTGGTCATTGGACATGTCGACTCTGGGAAGTCAACTACCACTGGTCATTTGATCTACAAGCTTGGAGGTATTGACAAGCGTGTGATTGAAAGGTTCGAGAAGGAAGCTGCTGAGATGAACAAGAGGTCATTCAAGTATGCCTGGGTGCTTGACAAGCTCAAGGCCGAGCGTGAAAGAGGAATTACCATCGATATTGCTTTGTGGAAATTCGAAACCACCAAGTACTACTGCACAGTCATTGATGCCCCTGGACATCGTGACTTTATCAAGAACATGATCACTGGAACATCTCAGGCAGATTGTGCTGTTCTTATTATTGATTCCACAACTGGTGGTTTTGAAGCCGGTATTTCCAAGGATGGACAAACCCGTGAGCATGCTCTTCTTGCTTTCACCCTTGGTGTGAAGCAGATGATCTGTTGCTGTAACAAG ATGGATGCCACTACCCCCAAGTACTCCAAGGCTAGGTATGATGAAATCGTGAAGGAAGTTTCATCCTACTTGAAGAAGGTTGGTTACAACCCAGACAAGATTCCATTTGTTCCAATCTCTGGATTTGAGGGTGACAACATGATTGAGAGGTCCACCAACCTTGACTGGTACAAGGGACCTACTCTCCTTGAGGCTCTTGACCAAATCAATGAGCCCAAGAGGCCCTCAGACAAACCACTCAGGCTCCCCTTGCAAGATGTCTACAAGATTGGTGGTATTGGTACCGTGCCAGTTGGACGTGTTGAGACCGGTGTCTTGAAACCTGGTATGGTGGTGACTTTTGCTCCAACTGGTTTGACAACTGAAGTTAAGTCTGTTGAGATGCACCACGAGGCTCTTCAGGAGGCTCTACCAGGTGACAATGTTGGCTTCAACGTGAAGAACGTTGCTGTCAAGGATCTCAAGCGTGGTTTCGTTGCATCCAACTCCAAGGATGACCCTGCCAAGGAAGCTGCGAACTTCACATCCCAAGTCATCATCATGAACCACCCTGGTCAGATCGGAAACGGTTATGCACCAGTGCTGGATTGCCACACTTCTCACATTGCAGTCAAGTTCGCCGAACTCGTCACCAAGATCGACAGGCGATCAGGTAAGGAGTTGGAGAAggagcccaaatttttgaagaatGGTGATGCAGGTTATGTTAAGATGATTCCAACCAAGCCCATGGTGGTTGAAACCTTCTCTGAGTATCCTCCTCTTGGTCGTTTTGCCGTGAGGGACATGCGTCAAACGGTGGCTGTCGGAGTCATCAAGAGTGTTGAGAAGAAAGACCCCAGTGGAGCCAAGGTCACCAAGGCTGCTCAGAAGAAGAAGTGA
- the LOC108345072 gene encoding uncharacterized protein LOC108345072, whose product MASALQKLLRKPPLLPFKFISAVNPSSHLQNPILPVPSQCHPQPSPTSPNTQQFDAPTVIFPSFPFGFFPKPDFESGFRTLDDGVEEDSGTMWADSVKKKRKRKMNKHKYQKLRKRLRKQS is encoded by the coding sequence ATGGCTTCAGCGCTGCAGAAACTGCTTCGAAAACCACCATTACTAccctttaaatttatttctgcCGTTAACCCTTCTTCTCACCTCCAAAACCCTATTCTCCCTGTTCCCTCACAGTGTCACCCTCAACCCTCTCCCACAAGCCCGAATACGCAGCAATTCGATGCCCCCACCGTGATCTTTCCCAGTTTTCCTTTTGGGTTTTTCCCAAAACCCGATTTTGAAAGTGGGTTTCGTACCCTGGATGATGGGGTGGAAGAAGATTCCGGAACCATGTGGGCCGACAGCGTGAAGAAGAAGCGGAAGCGGAAGATGAACAAGCACAAGTACCAGAAGCTGAGGAAGCGCTTGAGGAAACAGAGTTAG